A stretch of the Nitratifractor salsuginis DSM 16511 genome encodes the following:
- a CDS encoding 2-isopropylmalate synthase: MSKEHIVIFDTTLRDGEQSPGASMNTEEKIQIASQLEKLGVDVIEAGFAAASPGDFDAIARIAQRVKNSTVCSLARALEKDIKAAGDAIAAAPKKRIHTFIATSPIHMEYKLRMKPDEVIKRAVEAVQYARTFVDDVEFSLEDAGRSEMGFMKEIIDATISAGAGTINIPDTVGILLPQEVAERIAELKAFIGNRAIISVHNHNDLGLAVANSLAAIQSGARQVECTINGLGERAGNAALEEIVMALKVRSDVFDNVETGINTREIYPTSRLIASITGIEPQPNKAIVGKNAFAHESGIHQDGVLKNKQTYEIFAPEEIGLDVNDTLVLGKHSGRAAFKDKLEKLGFTLDEEELNEAFARFKELADKKKDIYDDDLRALVTSQMTNIEKTWELVALQLMDSTGGVPSAAVTIRKNDGSEVTDAGIGDGTIDAVFKTIDRITGYHGLLKDYKVKSVSQGKDALASVTVQVAFNDNEPAVIGHGLSIDTMFASAKAYLGALNSYISMEGMLKKRPQGSGCNV, encoded by the coding sequence ATGAGTAAAGAGCATATCGTCATATTCGACACCACACTCCGCGACGGGGAGCAGAGCCCCGGCGCCTCGATGAACACCGAAGAGAAGATCCAGATCGCCAGTCAGCTCGAAAAGCTGGGGGTGGATGTGATCGAAGCGGGCTTTGCCGCGGCCAGCCCCGGAGACTTCGACGCCATCGCCCGCATTGCCCAGCGGGTCAAAAATTCCACCGTCTGCTCCCTGGCACGGGCTTTGGAAAAAGACATCAAAGCCGCCGGAGACGCCATCGCCGCCGCGCCCAAGAAGCGGATCCACACCTTCATCGCCACCAGCCCCATCCATATGGAGTACAAACTCCGGATGAAACCCGACGAAGTGATCAAGCGCGCCGTAGAGGCGGTGCAGTATGCCCGTACCTTCGTCGACGACGTGGAGTTCAGCCTCGAAGACGCGGGGCGCAGCGAAATGGGCTTTATGAAAGAGATCATCGACGCCACCATCAGCGCGGGTGCCGGCACCATCAATATCCCTGATACCGTGGGGATCCTCTTGCCCCAGGAGGTCGCCGAGCGGATCGCCGAGCTCAAAGCCTTCATCGGTAACCGGGCCATCATCTCGGTGCACAACCACAACGACCTCGGTCTCGCCGTGGCCAACTCCCTCGCTGCCATCCAAAGCGGCGCCCGACAGGTGGAGTGCACCATCAACGGCCTGGGAGAGCGGGCGGGCAACGCGGCTTTGGAGGAGATCGTCATGGCACTCAAGGTCCGCAGCGATGTCTTCGATAATGTCGAAACCGGCATCAATACCCGGGAAATCTACCCCACCAGCCGCCTGATCGCCTCCATCACCGGCATCGAGCCCCAGCCCAACAAAGCCATCGTGGGTAAAAACGCCTTCGCCCACGAGAGCGGCATTCACCAGGACGGCGTGCTCAAAAACAAGCAGACCTATGAAATCTTCGCCCCCGAAGAGATCGGCCTCGATGTCAACGATACCCTGGTGCTGGGCAAGCACTCCGGCCGCGCCGCCTTCAAGGACAAGCTGGAGAAACTCGGCTTCACCCTCGACGAAGAGGAGCTCAACGAAGCCTTCGCCCGCTTCAAAGAGCTGGCCGACAAGAAGAAGGATATCTACGACGACGACCTGCGTGCCCTGGTCACCAGCCAGATGACCAACATCGAAAAGACCTGGGAACTGGTGGCCCTGCAGTTGATGGATTCCACCGGCGGTGTCCCCAGCGCAGCGGTGACCATCCGAAAGAACGACGGCAGCGAAGTGACCGACGCCGGCATCGGCGACGGGACCATCGACGCGGTCTTCAAGACCATCGACCGGATCACCGGCTACCACGGCCTGCTCAAGGATTACAAGGTCAAATCGGTCTCCCAGGGCAAAGACGCCCTCGCCAGCGTCACCGTCCAGGTCGCCTTCAACGACAATGAACCCGCCGTCATCGGCCACGGGCTCAGCATCGATACGATGTTCGCCAGCGCCAAAGCCTATCTCGGAGCGCTCAACAGCTACATCAGTATGGAAGGGATGCTCAAAAAGCGCCCCCAGGGGAGCGGGTGTAATGTCTGA
- the rpsF gene encoding 30S ribosomal protein S6, with product MNCYETLFVVKPTLTAEEIEGQIARVKEIIAENGGELKATDEMGMRRLAYPIEKQERGYYTVVYYTAPSEMVIELERQLRYNEEILRFMTVKYTNKKELAVFEKMVEAANKKPAPEKSEAPVAEEAPAVEAPAEEKPAETEAPAQEAAAESTEA from the coding sequence ATGAACTGTTACGAAACACTGTTCGTCGTCAAGCCCACCCTCACAGCCGAGGAGATCGAAGGGCAGATTGCGCGGGTCAAAGAGATTATCGCCGAGAACGGCGGTGAGCTCAAAGCTACCGATGAGATGGGAATGCGCCGTCTGGCTTACCCCATCGAGAAGCAGGAGCGCGGTTACTACACTGTCGTTTACTACACCGCTCCCTCCGAGATGGTCATCGAGCTGGAGCGCCAACTGCGGTACAACGAAGAGATCCTGCGCTTCATGACCGTGAAGTACACCAACAAAAAAGAGTTGGCCGTCTTCGAAAAAATGGTCGAAGCCGCCAATAAAAAACCTGCACCCGAGAAGAGCGAAGCTCCCGTAGCCGAGGAAGCCCCTGCCGTAGAGGCTCCCGCTGAAGAGAAGCCCGCCGAGACCGAAGCACCCGCCCAAGAGGCCGCTGCCGAAAGCACCGAGGCGTAA
- a CDS encoding single-stranded DNA-binding protein, translating into MYNRVILVGNLTRDVEIRYTPSGSAIGKVGIATNRRFKAANGEQRDETMFIDLTFFGRTAEIANQYLRKGSKVLVEGRLVLEQWTAQDGTKRSRHSVTVDNLQMLDRPGENSGTGYGGSEGGYGAPKANSGYGQPQPNRSAPASAPQQPPAQPSVPEIDIDEDEIPF; encoded by the coding sequence ATGTATAACCGCGTGATATTGGTGGGAAACCTCACCCGTGACGTCGAAATCCGGTACACCCCCAGTGGGAGTGCCATCGGCAAGGTGGGCATCGCCACCAACCGCCGCTTCAAAGCCGCCAACGGCGAGCAGCGGGACGAGACGATGTTCATCGACCTGACCTTTTTCGGACGCACCGCCGAGATCGCCAACCAGTATCTGCGCAAGGGAAGCAAGGTTCTCGTGGAAGGACGCCTGGTCCTGGAGCAGTGGACTGCCCAGGACGGCACCAAACGGAGCCGCCACTCGGTCACCGTGGACAACCTGCAGATGCTGGATCGCCCCGGTGAGAACAGCGGAACCGGCTACGGCGGAAGCGAAGGCGGCTACGGTGCGCCCAAAGCCAACAGCGGCTACGGACAGCCCCAGCCCAACCGAAGTGCTCCCGCCTCGGCTCCCCAGCAGCCGCCCGCCCAGCCCAGCGTCCCCGAGATCGACATTGACGAAGACGAAATACCCTTTTAG
- the rpsR gene encoding 30S ribosomal protein S18, with translation MAERRRFKKRYCRYCEQKVDFIDYKDLQLLKFSLSERYKIMPRRLTGNCKKHQEMVTAAIKRARQTALIPYIVDRKRVVENPFELIK, from the coding sequence ATGGCCGAAAGAAGAAGATTCAAAAAACGCTACTGCCGCTACTGCGAGCAGAAAGTCGATTTTATCGATTACAAAGATTTGCAACTGCTGAAGTTCAGCCTCTCTGAGCGCTACAAAATCATGCCCCGTCGCCTGACCGGCAACTGCAAAAAACATCAGGAGATGGTCACCGCTGCCATCAAGCGCGCCCGCCAAACCGCCCTGATCCCCTACATCGTCGACCGCAAGCGCGTCGTCGAAAACCCCTTCGAGCTGATCAAGTAA
- the lptB gene encoding LPS export ABC transporter ATP-binding protein, whose product MHRLQAQGLAKVIKKKTIVHDISLEVKSGEIVGLLGPNGAGKTTSFYMICGLTEATEGRVILDGTDLTPYPLSVRARMGIGYLPQESSIFKDLSVEENLWIAAEATEMSREEAGRRIDDLLELFNVEPIRDRLGFRLSGGERRRVEIARALVGRPKFLLLDEPFAGVDPIAVLDIQAIIRQLRDLDIGILITDHNVRETLGICERAYVMRQGEMMAEGSSEEIAKNPEVRKHYLGEEFSL is encoded by the coding sequence ATGCATAGACTTCAAGCCCAGGGCCTGGCCAAGGTCATCAAAAAAAAGACCATCGTTCACGATATCTCCCTGGAGGTCAAGAGCGGGGAGATCGTGGGGCTCCTGGGGCCCAACGGGGCAGGGAAGACCACCTCTTTTTATATGATTTGCGGCTTGACCGAGGCGACGGAGGGGCGGGTGATCCTCGACGGCACCGATCTGACCCCCTATCCCCTCAGTGTGCGGGCCCGGATGGGGATCGGCTATCTCCCCCAGGAGTCGAGTATTTTCAAAGATCTCAGCGTGGAAGAGAACCTTTGGATCGCCGCCGAGGCGACCGAAATGAGCCGAGAGGAGGCCGGTCGGCGGATCGACGATCTCCTGGAGCTTTTCAACGTGGAGCCGATCCGGGACCGTCTGGGCTTTCGGCTCAGCGGGGGAGAGCGGCGCCGGGTAGAGATCGCCCGGGCTCTGGTGGGGCGGCCGAAGTTTCTGCTCCTGGATGAGCCCTTCGCCGGGGTGGACCCGATCGCCGTCTTGGATATCCAGGCGATCATCCGCCAGCTCAGGGATTTGGATATCGGGATTCTCATCACCGACCACAATGTCCGAGAAACCCTGGGGATCTGCGAACGGGCTTATGTGATGCGTCAGGGGGAAATGATGGCGGAGGGAAGCAGCGAAGAGATCGCGAAGAATCCCGAGGTACGGAAACACTATCTGGGAGAGGAGTTTTCGCTCTAA
- the tsaE gene encoding tRNA (adenosine(37)-N6)-threonylcarbamoyltransferase complex ATPase subunit type 1 TsaE, with translation MRSEELDNRVTEQPSNRATEEEKSPTLQSQTSSPNDQRPTTNDQDILNAQRSTLNASKEITANLEELPNVVEAMKRLIPDNAVISLRGDLAAGKTTLVQAIARSLGNESAVTSPTFSLQHAYGGGLYHYDLYRVGFEELAQLGMMEEFEKPGWHLVEWMDDRLKAFLAAAGYNLWQVTITPEGDRRIYRIEPLNA, from the coding sequence GTGAGGAGTGAGGAACTGGATAACCGAGTAACCGAGCAACCGAGCAACCGAGCAACCGAAGAGGAAAAATCCCCAACGCTCCAATCACAAACGTCTTCTCCCAACGACCAACGACCAACGACCAACGACCAAGATATTCTCAACGCTCAACGCTCAACGCTCAATGCTTCCAAAGAAATCACTGCAAATCTGGAAGAGCTGCCCAATGTCGTCGAAGCGATGAAGCGCCTGATCCCCGACAATGCCGTGATCTCCCTGCGGGGTGATCTGGCGGCGGGGAAGACGACGCTGGTGCAGGCCATCGCCCGGAGCCTCGGCAACGAATCGGCGGTCACCTCTCCCACTTTTTCTTTGCAGCACGCCTACGGCGGCGGGCTCTACCATTACGATCTCTACCGGGTCGGCTTCGAGGAGCTGGCCCAGTTGGGGATGATGGAAGAGTTCGAAAAACCGGGCTGGCATCTGGTGGAGTGGATGGACGATCGGCTCAAAGCCTTCTTAGCCGCCGCGGGATATAATCTCTGGCAAGTGACGATCACTCCCGAGGGTGATCGCCGAATCTATCGAATCGAGCCCCTCAATGCATAG
- the trpD gene encoding anthranilate phosphoribosyltransferase has translation MNSSVKKEFERLFANEMSEEEARDFLVALYEKGESPEEIAAAAEVMRAHSVKLPVPEDLRQKLIDVVGTGGDKSGSFNISTTVALLLAASGSYVAKHGNRSITSKSGSADVLDALGMRLDLSPEQQVMMLEETGFTFIFAIHHHPAMKHIMPIRRSLDHRTIFNILGPLTNPAGARKYLLGVFSPDYVCPIAKALLDLDVERAYVLSSEDGMDEISISAPTRFAYVEAEKVSEGVIEPEAHGFRRAPKEAILGGEAEENATILRRILSGEEQGPKREIVLLNGAYALSADGRVRDIQEAIEILSETIDSGKAAEHLEKTIRISNEL, from the coding sequence ATGAATAGTTCGGTTAAAAAAGAGTTTGAGAGGCTCTTTGCCAACGAGATGAGCGAGGAGGAGGCGCGGGATTTTCTGGTCGCGCTTTACGAAAAAGGGGAGAGCCCTGAAGAGATCGCGGCGGCGGCGGAGGTGATGCGCGCGCATTCCGTCAAGCTGCCGGTTCCCGAGGATCTGCGGCAAAAGCTCATCGACGTGGTGGGTACCGGCGGGGACAAGAGCGGCAGCTTCAATATCTCGACCACCGTGGCGTTGCTGCTGGCCGCTTCGGGCTCCTATGTCGCCAAGCACGGGAACCGCTCCATCACCAGCAAATCGGGTTCGGCCGATGTACTCGACGCCCTGGGAATGCGCCTGGACCTGAGCCCCGAACAGCAGGTGATGATGCTGGAGGAGACCGGCTTTACCTTCATCTTCGCCATCCATCACCATCCGGCGATGAAGCATATTATGCCCATCCGCCGTTCCCTGGACCACCGCACTATTTTTAACATCCTCGGCCCCCTGACCAACCCCGCCGGAGCCCGCAAATACCTGCTGGGGGTTTTCAGCCCCGACTATGTGTGCCCCATCGCCAAAGCACTGCTGGACCTGGATGTGGAGCGGGCCTATGTGCTCAGCAGCGAGGACGGGATGGACGAGATCTCCATCTCCGCCCCGACCCGTTTCGCCTATGTCGAGGCGGAGAAGGTGAGCGAAGGGGTGATCGAGCCGGAGGCCCACGGCTTCCGCCGCGCCCCCAAAGAGGCGATCCTGGGTGGAGAGGCCGAAGAGAATGCGACGATTCTTCGCCGCATCCTTTCGGGAGAGGAGCAGGGCCCCAAACGAGAGATCGTCCTCCTCAACGGCGCCTATGCCCTCTCCGCCGATGGAAGGGTCCGAGACATCCAGGAGGCGATCGAGATCCTCTCCGAAACCATCGACAGCGGCAAAGCGGCGGAACATTTGGAGAAAACGATCCGAATTTCCAATGAATTGTAA
- a CDS encoding RNA-binding S4 domain-containing protein: protein MRIDKWLSSVNVVKRRTIAQDMVKSGVVFINGVKAKPSKEVKVGDRVIIEYLKGPREYEVLAIPTTKTIPKSKKEEYVREL, encoded by the coding sequence TTGAGGATCGATAAGTGGCTTAGCAGCGTGAATGTGGTCAAGCGCCGCACCATCGCTCAGGATATGGTCAAGAGCGGAGTGGTCTTCATCAACGGGGTCAAAGCCAAACCCTCCAAAGAGGTCAAGGTCGGGGACCGGGTCATCATCGAGTATCTCAAGGGGCCCAGAGAGTATGAAGTGCTGGCGATCCCGACGACCAAGACGATCCCCAAGTCGAAAAAAGAGGAATACGTTCGTGAACTCTAG
- a CDS encoding tetrahydrodipicolinate N-succinyltransferase N-terminal domain-containing protein has protein sequence MAIETVTSTEAFKTLVEEIKASEGYREPVAFGIARVDRGQKNADKVLQANYAIVNWKENYGSAAIFIKALQESRVEVDFSGSEFVATIGDEFVKNAMNAFTPYLAEAVGEAHKNVQVIKTLAAMEDIGRNFRITFLFEDAAPRSVEAVYLKLYALSLGKAPLRGVNLNGAFGVLSNVAWVGNKPYELEYLRENEIEMKLNGTFPNIDSVDKFPRYLQHIIPADNTRILDTSKVRMGAQLAPGTTVMPGASYINFNAGTLGPVMVEGRISSSAVVGSGSDVGGGASILGVLSGTDGNPISIGENTLLGANSVTGVPLGDGCIVDAGIAVLAGTKIRIDEDQLEKIKAANPEADLEDKTVFKGAELQGLNGIHYRIDSLSGEMVARRSTREVKLNEELH, from the coding sequence ATGGCAATCGAAACGGTAACAAGCACCGAAGCGTTCAAAACATTGGTTGAGGAGATCAAAGCGAGCGAGGGGTACCGCGAACCCGTCGCTTTCGGCATCGCCCGGGTGGACCGTGGGCAGAAAAACGCCGACAAGGTGCTGCAGGCCAACTACGCCATCGTCAACTGGAAGGAGAATTACGGTTCCGCCGCGATCTTCATCAAAGCCCTGCAGGAGTCCCGCGTCGAGGTGGATTTCAGCGGCAGCGAATTTGTCGCCACGATCGGAGACGAGTTCGTCAAAAACGCCATGAACGCCTTCACCCCTTACCTGGCCGAAGCGGTGGGTGAAGCCCACAAGAATGTCCAGGTCATCAAGACCCTGGCGGCGATGGAGGATATCGGTCGCAACTTCCGCATCACCTTCCTCTTCGAGGATGCGGCACCCCGGAGCGTGGAGGCGGTCTATCTGAAACTCTATGCCCTCTCTCTTGGCAAAGCACCGCTGAGAGGGGTCAATCTCAACGGAGCCTTCGGCGTACTCAGCAATGTCGCCTGGGTGGGCAACAAGCCCTATGAGCTGGAGTACCTGCGGGAGAACGAGATCGAGATGAAGCTCAACGGCACCTTCCCCAATATCGACAGCGTGGACAAATTCCCCCGCTACCTCCAGCACATCATCCCCGCCGACAATACCCGGATCCTCGACACTTCGAAGGTCCGCATGGGCGCCCAGCTGGCCCCCGGCACCACCGTGATGCCCGGCGCAAGCTACATCAACTTCAACGCCGGAACCCTGGGGCCCGTGATGGTGGAGGGCCGTATCTCCTCTTCCGCCGTCGTGGGAAGCGGCTCCGACGTCGGAGGCGGCGCGAGCATCCTGGGGGTCCTATCCGGAACCGACGGCAATCCCATCAGCATCGGCGAAAATACCCTCCTGGGAGCCAACTCCGTGACCGGCGTGCCCCTGGGCGACGGCTGCATCGTCGATGCTGGCATCGCCGTTTTGGCCGGGACCAAGATCCGTATCGACGAGGATCAGCTCGAAAAGATCAAAGCAGCCAACCCCGAGGCGGATCTGGAGGACAAAACCGTCTTCAAAGGCGCCGAGCTCCAGGGGCTCAACGGCATCCACTACCGCATCGACTCCCTGAGCGGAGAGATGGTCGCGCGCCGCAGCACCCGGGAAGTGAAGCTCAACGAGGAACTGCACTGA
- a CDS encoding TonB-dependent receptor plug domain-containing protein: MTKYRFSLAALLALSTLNLQTLSADNLDSGEDLGVITVTPDRVSEPLKDSTANVTVITAKEIRERGYQTVSDAVSRISGFAASANGGPGQTTGLYLRGFNSGNILILLDGIPLKDPTDPSFSAGLAHLRLDDVARIEVVKGAQSGVWGADAVAGIINIVTKKAAPGAHVSLRGQYGSYDSKSAGISLSAAGEAGSFVLSGDHFKTDGFSALAPRGAEDDGYTNNTLHFKGKINVGENADFGLFYHDIQGDFDYDSGNPDDSISQGTFEDKLIGLDYHYDDGTRSLHGSFSTNRIDRHMLDASWGASDYHGDATRATLNGAWKIDAHQRLSGGIDYNRYSGSTTFQPESSYDNRGYYAGYRYIFDDLLGARTLVNATVRYDDFSTFKNKTTYRFGIKRECLALPGLFTAANLYSAYKAPSLYQYSTNPDLKPESTQGYEISAGYEELLKVTYFRNKVKDRIDYDFNTWSYFNSARDYTLDGIEVESRYRIDSIDTEISANWTHMFSLTDDKGNTVLRVPRNEANLFVDYFFSPEIHLGANLQYVGKRTDYGNVPLSSYTLLNLSYNQQVTKNLSLSIQAHNVLDRHYESVKGYSTEGRSIYGKVEYKF, encoded by the coding sequence ATGACCAAATATCGTTTTTCTCTTGCTGCCCTGTTGGCATTGAGCACCCTGAATCTCCAGACTCTTTCGGCAGACAATCTCGACTCCGGGGAAGACCTGGGGGTCATCACCGTCACCCCCGATCGGGTCAGCGAACCCCTCAAAGACAGCACTGCCAATGTCACCGTTATCACGGCCAAAGAGATCAGGGAACGGGGTTATCAGACCGTGTCTGATGCCGTCAGCCGGATCAGCGGTTTTGCCGCCAGCGCCAACGGCGGCCCGGGACAGACCACAGGACTCTATCTTCGGGGATTTAATAGCGGAAATATTCTCATCCTCCTCGACGGTATCCCGCTCAAAGATCCGACCGACCCCTCCTTCTCCGCCGGCCTAGCGCACCTTAGACTCGACGATGTCGCCCGGATCGAAGTCGTCAAGGGAGCTCAGAGCGGAGTTTGGGGCGCGGATGCCGTCGCCGGGATAATCAACATCGTCACCAAAAAAGCGGCGCCGGGGGCCCATGTCTCCCTCCGGGGACAGTACGGTAGCTACGATAGCAAATCCGCAGGGATCAGCCTCTCCGCAGCCGGTGAAGCTGGGAGCTTCGTTCTCAGTGGTGACCACTTCAAAACCGACGGTTTTTCCGCTCTCGCTCCCCGCGGCGCGGAAGATGATGGCTACACCAACAATACCCTCCATTTCAAAGGAAAGATCAATGTGGGGGAGAATGCCGATTTCGGCCTTTTTTATCACGATATCCAGGGAGATTTCGATTACGACTCCGGCAATCCTGATGATTCTATAAGTCAGGGGACCTTTGAAGATAAACTCATTGGCCTCGATTATCATTACGACGACGGGACCCGCAGCCTCCACGGAAGCTTCAGCACTAACAGGATCGATCGCCATATGCTCGATGCTTCCTGGGGTGCCAGCGACTATCACGGAGACGCCACGCGCGCCACACTCAACGGTGCCTGGAAAATCGACGCCCACCAGCGACTCAGCGGCGGTATCGATTACAACCGTTACAGCGGCAGTACCACCTTCCAACCCGAATCGAGCTACGACAATCGGGGATACTATGCCGGCTACCGCTATATTTTCGACGATCTGCTGGGAGCCCGCACCCTCGTGAACGCGACCGTGCGCTACGATGATTTCAGCACTTTCAAAAACAAAACGACCTACCGCTTCGGGATCAAGCGGGAGTGCCTGGCTCTTCCGGGGCTTTTCACCGCCGCCAATCTCTACAGCGCCTACAAAGCCCCCAGCCTCTATCAATACAGTACCAATCCCGACCTCAAACCCGAATCAACCCAAGGCTACGAAATCAGCGCAGGCTATGAAGAGCTCTTGAAGGTGACCTATTTCCGAAACAAGGTCAAAGACCGGATCGATTACGACTTTAATACCTGGAGCTATTTCAACTCAGCCCGGGATTACACCCTCGACGGTATCGAAGTGGAGAGCCGCTACCGCATCGATTCCATCGATACGGAAATCAGCGCCAACTGGACCCATATGTTCTCCCTGACCGACGATAAAGGCAATACCGTTCTAAGAGTTCCGCGCAATGAAGCCAATCTCTTCGTAGATTATTTCTTCTCCCCCGAAATCCACCTGGGAGCCAACCTCCAGTATGTGGGAAAACGCACCGACTACGGCAATGTACCCCTGAGCAGCTACACCCTGCTCAATCTCAGCTACAACCAACAGGTCACAAAGAATCTGAGTCTCTCCATTCAGGCTCACAACGTTCTTGACCGGCATTACGAAAGCGTCAAAGGCTACAGCACCGAAGGGCGCAGCATCTATGGTAAAGTGGAGTATAAATTCTAA
- a CDS encoding O-acetyl-ADP-ribose deacetylase, protein MGIVIKTGDITKEEACAIVNAANSSCMGGGGVDGAIHRAGGPQMLEECKRIRREALPDGLPTGQAVATTAGKMPARYVIHTVGPIWGRCGSEEECDRLLSDAYLNSLELAHKLDCRSIAFPAISTGIYGFPKERAARIAWQTVNEWLKTHPEMEVRFVFHSDRDREIFDRAVREEKP, encoded by the coding sequence ATGGGCATTGTCATCAAAACCGGAGACATCACCAAAGAGGAAGCCTGTGCCATCGTCAACGCCGCCAACAGCTCCTGTATGGGCGGGGGCGGGGTGGATGGGGCGATCCATCGGGCCGGAGGGCCTCAGATGCTGGAAGAGTGCAAACGTATCCGCCGCGAAGCGTTGCCCGATGGCTTGCCGACGGGGCAGGCGGTGGCCACCACCGCCGGGAAGATGCCCGCGCGATACGTCATCCACACCGTTGGCCCCATCTGGGGGCGCTGCGGAAGCGAAGAGGAGTGCGACCGGCTGCTGAGCGACGCTTACCTCAACTCCCTGGAACTTGCCCACAAACTCGACTGCCGGAGTATCGCCTTCCCCGCCATCTCCACCGGGATCTACGGCTTCCCCAAAGAGCGGGCGGCACGGATCGCCTGGCAAACGGTCAATGAGTGGCTCAAGACCCATCCGGAGATGGAAGTGCGGTTTGTCTTTCATTCCGACAGAGATCGGGAGATTTTTGATAGAGCAGTCAGGGAGGAAAAACCTTAA